In the genome of Caenorhabditis elegans chromosome IV, the window AGAGTAGATTTGGGGATTTTCAGAGTTCATTTTAGCtggaaaaagttaattttgggtagtcactgaaaatttatatgcatgcaaatgtttttcttctgaTTAAGCAAAGCCGGGCTAGAATTAGGAGACAACTTTGAAGATGAAAATGTAGACACCATGAAACggtggaaaattattttcaacatttacaGAAGCtatagttttttgaacatataCCTCCAAAAAAGTGAGAACTAGCAAACGAAATCGCTCACTACAAatcgaaaaagtgaaattatgataaaagcaaataattttgttcagaatttttacagtttgCCTAATAAagtattgttcaaaaaatgaatattgggtacttgtgtattacatgccctcattttgaaattaaattaaatgttcATTAATTTCTCCATTTGTGCCATACATTTTTCGTCTTTAggctttttttgtttgctttttcctaagcctaaaagtacaaaaatgtGGTACAcctttttattgtttttaacttaaaaattacTCTAAAAATGAGGAGTGCCGAATGTTGAATAGAAAAGCcggagaaaacaaaaaacgtaatagttatttgtttatttgtcTAAATGGATTTAACTATCTGCAATCAAAACGCTCGTTACTGATCAAGAACatgaagttgaaattttttagaaaaaaaaagttctgtttcaatttcattttatatgctaactttaaattttaaaaagtcttcgaaaaaaaacgtgcaaaacCATAAATTCAACTGTTATCAGatcaatatcaaaaaactagaaaaaaagtaGGCAAACATTAAAAGCACTGATTAGGACACATGTCATTCGACGCACTCAACAGATGAAGTTCAggttaaattttgaaagtattttcTAGAACTGATGTTAttagaatattttatttttccaaagaaacaagaaatatttttcacaatgtTGATAATACAAAAGTCATATTTACAAACATTACTGTTTCAATCTGATATTAACTTTCAATGAAAACAATTCTTTTCGGTGTCACTGTGATATTGAAGTTGAAATACAAACTGTTCGAatcagttttgattttaaaacaatttccgctGAGACTTCTCCAGTCGTctgattttatgaaaattcattttgtttttactttttacagGAATGCCAATTTTCGTTCATATACCGTTTCAAGGAGTGTGTGTAGcggttttcaactgatttagTTTTGTCAGCAAtgttaatttcagaaatttcttcTTGTTTATTGAAGTAActttaataaatattcaatcggcacaataaaatgttttgtaaactccttttttttaaataacacaCTGAAACACGATTGTGTCTCTAGATAGAACGATTTTTCCATATATCAAATGCTACACTCACGAATGAAAAACTCcaataatttccgaaaaaacctactgtttcatattgttttcaaaagtgaTTTTACAATTATATGAAAGTTCCGAAATAATAGATATAAGTCGAATATTTAGTCAATAATTATTCTTTCAAATCCGAAAAAAGCACGAATTTCTTTATAACTAGAGAAAACATAGTTAgacttttttcacaaatgttATGAAcactccgaaaaaaaaaacactttttcgtacattttttgttgaattttgtttttggacgttatttaaaaacaactgaatgcaaaataaattgattaaaaacaattaaatttttaagaatcaAATTAGAGCTCCCTTGCTCCACTTATACTTTTTCCGATTgttcaaaactgaactctctGAACAAAAACAGGGGAATATGGAAATCCAAAACTTCAcctttcaaatgttttaaagaaaatagtttttggagTTCAagtattgtgaaaaaaattggaagtggTATGTACATAATTTTATCAGACCTTAAGCCTAATATGCAATTTTCACAATCGATTCGATTGTTTCTAATAAGACAACGAACAATTCGTTTTGCAGCATCCGACAACTACAAGGTTCTTTGTTTAATTCTTGCTGTTTCAAGCAACCAGATAGAACGTAAACAAAATTATGTGCACAAGTTaaggtaaattttaaaacatatcaaaatcagtttttttttcaaagttgaatCCAACATTTACTGGTCCTGTACTTgacttttttatattatttgttGATGGTTTTGattattcattgaaaaaaataattgtgggTTCAAATAATAGTTTTCGTTCTAAAATGTGGGTTAAATGaagctacaaaaaaaaagttcgacaTAAAAAACGGTTTCACTGAAACGTTATATattaatgcatttttcaattttaatgacACCCTTGACGGCAAAAGGTgtcttgaaatatttttttaatttcacgacactacttgaataaccccattaccCTATTgttcatagaatttttttcatgtttcaatcaattttcaatagttttggtaTCTTTGAAACAACACTGTTTGCATAAAATTATCGTAatgttaattaaaaaattaatcaattttgaaacattttcgctaatgctaaaataatcaaatttttgaaattaccaaGAAAGAAGAATTAAtaacattttagaaaagtaatgattttattatgatattgaaaaagttatgttttgaaacattttcttccaaatttttgtctcATCAAcactaaattttattaattatttatcTGATAGGTGTAATTTCTGTGAAGCAGGCCCCAACATATTCATCTTATCAGGAGAATTGTACAAGATGTCaggtttgtttcaaaaatttattttcaaaaagtataattatttaaaatatgaatttgtgtttttcaaaaaaacaaatcaatttcaaatttttaattttttttttcagtaaacttGTAAAGCATGTGAAAATTGATACAAAACTCGAATTAATACCTGGTTAGTGTAATTTCccaaattcactttttcagtcGCAGTCGAGTGATATGGCGAGGCAATtattgtgtggatttacgggcaACGATGCTCCGGAGTAACGCGAGTGTACAacggagcgcgcttgcacacGTAAACACACatattggcggtaattcaaatgggAATTATTAAGAGCAATCGTTAATGAACGAAATAGAATTATTGAGTGAATGGAACGGGCTGATCATGATTGGTGGCGAGTGGGTGAGCCAGACCAATCATACATCAGCAAAGTTGGGACACATGGGCTCAAAGGAGCCCAAGTCACAACAACGTCATTGATTTTTATCTCAGACTCTAGGCTCTCGTCCTAACAGCCAACAAAGTCCCGCAATTTGGACAAAAATGTTGAGCGTCCTTGGTGATCGGGAAAAACAATAGGTAGCAGcagaagaagaaacaaaatGAGAGGGTGGCACATAGCCACCACATGATACCAATTTTGTGCTCAACTCGAGTTTGTACCAGTGTCTGAAACtgttgaagttttgaaaaaaatttaaatttcaaaagaacacagttttacttcaaaatttaaaaaaaactaattttcactgtttcagttAGTTTATTTGTATCAGCCTACTTTTGGAGTTTATTGGGCAGGTATTAATTCGAGTTTTGTATCAATTTTCACATGCTTTACaagtttactgaaaaaaaaaaattaaaaatttgaaattgatttgtttttttgaaaaacacaaattcatattttaaataattatactttttgaaaataaatttttgaaacaaacctGACATCTTGTACAATTCTCCTGATAAGATGAATATGTTGGGGCCTGCTTCACAGAAATTACACCTATCAgataaataattaataaaatttagtgTTGATgagacaaaaatttggaagaaaatgtttcaaaacataactttttcaatatcataataaaatcattacttttctaaaatgttaTTAATTCTTCTTTCttggtaatttcaaaaatttgattattttagcattagcgaaaatgtttcaaaattgattaattttttaattaacatTACGATAATTTTATGCAAACAGTGTTGTTTCAAAGAtaccaaaactattgaaaattgattgaaacatgaaaaaaattctatgaacAATAGggtaatggggttattcaagtagtgtcgtgaaattaaaaaaatatttcaagacACCTTTTGCCGTCAAGGGTgtcattaaaattgaaaaatgcattaatATATAACGTTTCAGTGAAACCGTTTTTTAtgtcgaactttttttttgtagcttCATTTAACCCACATTTTAGAACGAAAACTATTATTTGAAcccacaattatttttttcaatgaataatCAAAACCATCaacaaataatataaaaaagtcAAGTACAGGACCAGTAAATGTTGGattcaactttgaaaaaaaaactgattttgatatgttttaaaatttaccttAACTTGTGCACATAATTTTGTTTACGTTCTATCTGGTTGCTTGAAACAGCAAGAATTAAACAAAGAACCTTGTAGTTGTCGGATGCTGCAAAACGAATTGTTCGTTGTCTTATTAGAAACAATCGAATCGATTGTGAAAATTGCATATTAGGCTTAAGGTCTGATAAAATTATGTACATAccacttccaatttttttcacaatactTGAActccaaaaactattttctttaaaacatttgaaaggTGAAGTTTTGGATTTCCATATTCCCCTGTTTTTGTTCagagagttcagttttgaacAATCGGAAAAAGTATAAGTGGAGCAAGGGAGCTCTAATTtgattcttaaaaatttaattgtttttaatcaatttattttgcattcagttgtttttaaataacgtccaaaaacaaaattcaacaaaaaatgtacgaaaaagtgttttttttttcggagtgTTCATaacatttgtgaaaaaagtcTAACTATGTTTTCTCTAGTTATAAAGAAATTCGTGCTTTTTTCGGATTTAAAAGAATAATTATTGACTAAATATTCGACTTATATCTATTATTTCGGAACTTTCATATAATTGTAAAAtcacttttgaaaacaatatgaaacagtaggttttttcggaaattattgGAGTTTTTCATTCGTGAGTGTAGCATTTGATATATGGAAAAATCGTTCTATCTAGAGACACAATCGTGTTTCAGtgtgttatttaaaaaaaaggagtttacaaaacattttattgtgccgattgaatatttattaaagTTACTTCAATAAACAAgaagaaatttctgaaattaacaTTGCTGACAAAActaaatcagttgaaaaccgCTACACACACTCCTTGAAACGGTATATGAACGAAAATTGGCATTCctgtaaaaagtaaaaacaaaatgaattttcataaaatcagACGACTGGAGAAGTCTCagcggaaattgttttaaaatcaaaactgatTCGAACAGTTTGTATTTCAACTTCAATATCACAGTGACACCGAAAAGAATTGTTTTCATTGAAAGTTAATATCAGATTGAAACAGTAATGTTTGTAAATATGTGCATTTGATATATGGAAAAATCGTTCTATCTAGAGACACAATCGTGTTGGGGTTTTTGTCtggaattccaatttcaacaggtacaaaaaaacaaaaataaaaattttggaatgttgggagaatttttatagatttggattctagatttttaacaaatatttttggtaagTTTCTGGACctagatatcaattttcagatgcgctagaggggtttttgtcttgaattccaatttcaacagatatatacaggcacaaaaaaacaaaaataaaaattttggaatgttgggagaatttttatagatttggattctagatttttaacaaatatttttggtaagTTTCTGGACctagatatcaattttcagatgcgctAGAGGGGTTTTTGtgttgaaatttatttttcacaggtatatacaggcacaaaaaaacaaaaataaaaattttggaatgttgggagaatttttatagatttggattctagatttttaacaaatatttttggtaagTTTCTGGACctagatatcaattttcagatgcgctagaggggtttttgtcttgaattccaatttcaacagatatatacaggcacaaaaaaacaaaaataaaaattttggaatgttgggagaatttttatagatttggattctagatttttaacaaatatttttggtaagTTTCTGGACctagatatcaattttcagatgcgctAGAGGGGTTTTTGtgttgaaatttatttttcacaggtatatacaggcacaaaaaaacaaaaataaaaattttggaatgttgggagaatttttatagatttggattctagatttttaacaaatatttttggtaagTTTCTGGACctagatatcaattttcagatgcgctagaggggtttttgtcttgaattccaatttcaacagatatatacaggcacaaaaaaacaaaaataaaaattttggaatgttgggagaatttttatagatttggattctagatttttaacaaatatttttggtaagTTTCTGGACctagatatcaattttcagatgcgctagaggggtttttgtcttgaattccaatttcaacagatatatacaggcacaaaaaaacaaaaataaaaattttggaattttgggagaatttttatagatttggattctagatttttaacaaatatttttggtaagTTTCTGGACctagatatcaattttcagatgcgctAGAGGGGTTTTTGtgttgaaatttatttttcacaggtatatacaggcacaaaaaaacaaaaataaaaattttggaattttgggagagtttttatagatttggattctagatttttaacaaatatttttggtaagTTTCTGGACctagatatcaattttcagatgcgctAGAGGGGTTTTTGtgttgaaatttatttttcacaggtatatacaggcacaaaaaaacaaaaataaaaattttggaattttgggagaatttttatagatttggattctagatttttaaaaaatatttttggtaagTTTCTGGACctagatatcaattttcagacgcgctagaggggtttttgtctggaattccaatttcaacagatatatacaggcacaaaaaaacaaaaataaaaattttggaattttggcaGCATTTTTATAGATCACataatattttactctctggcttcacagaatattttatcctctggcttcaccgcaataaatgtgcaaaaaatgtgcaaaaaatgtgcaaaaaatgtgcaataaaTGTGCaataaatgtgcaaaaaatgtgaaaaaaataaatttgtgaaatggtgcagaaaaattcatagaTTGTATTCATAGAtcccaaaaatctgaaaatgagttTTCTTTTAGTAAATGCACAAATTTGGTTTTACTTTatgtaatttcaaaagttgtagtGGATTCGAGTATATGTCATTAGACTAATTTTGACTGTTTCAACAAGACTACCTATGTTAAAACttatgatttttaatatttttgattttcgtttTACATCgctcaacaaaaataaacagtTTTTAACAGGAAATTAGCTTTATTGAGGTCACAGAAACaaggtaatttttgaatggtaaaattagttttgaaaacctattttcggaaaaaattccccggtcaaaatgcaccaaaaaaactaatttggaatcattcttcttttttgtcaGCAATCGAGGTGATTGTTGGACGACGAGCGGCAGATTCACGGTTACGGACTTGGTTGGTGAGGAGGGCCTGGACaagtaaaatatttattggaaatttagatATTTAGCAGTAACagcaaaattatttgtattttgttgTTTAATTTACTAAATAgtaaaaattgtaagttttcatTAATTCTTATTgccagaataaaaaattttctaattttgttttgtctAATTTGTCTAAAACTACGAAagtttttctctaaaaatttcactagataaatacaatttttcatgtttcaattACTTTCCAAAAGAAGTAACACTATAATTGCATTAGttacaattttcaactcaCACTCAAATCCATCAAATTTCCTCCATCTTGTTGTTGAACTCTTTGTTTTTCGATTGTCTGGAGTGTTGCATTGACTCCTTCAATCCGATCCACAATGCTGAACACTGATTCTTGCATTTGATCTACACGGCGGTTCAAACTGAAATGATTTACGTAATGTTTATGATCATTTATGATAGAGCTGATACAGTAAAAGttaccaatttttgtttctattcttcggaattgtgaaaaaatacaattttctcatggttttcattatttgaaaattccagtcTTCACACGTATAAACTGGAACACGAAAAACTATGGGTTTTATTCTAgaatactaattttttaatcgataaaTAATATTATCGTCAAAAAAgcataaagttttttttgtaagataTATGAAAATCGAATAACAAAAGTTAAACTTAAtcaatttatgaaaacattgaaccagtcaaaaatctaattgtgataccgtgaaaaaaaaacgtttcccTCCAAAAGTTTACCTTTTTCAAGTCTTCtgttaacaaattttcagaacgtttaTATTTGTATGGTGACGGTGAAACATTATTTGATCAAAACTGCTGTGGGAACTGACGGTTATTATATAATTAAGGTTATTATGGTAACAGTGAAACAGTATTTAAAAATAGCTGTTTCGGTACTCAAGGGGTATCCCATGAGGAAAATAAAAGTATTACTTTTTCAGTTATGAAAACTGAGAatgttttcacaaaatgttaCCTGTGGTCTGTTTGGGAAAAAGGAAATCTACGATGAGAAATttgcagaacattttttgtcaaaattctctacatgtttttttttgttgtacgCAGCACAGCGGAAGTTCAGGTGGTTATGAAagagtaaatattttttttctgtgatataaaaaatgtttgcctGTCTTGACGGCTGCGGGCCAGCACATTTGCCTACGTTTCAGGTAAACatgatttttgtaattttccagTGGCATGTAGGCCCGCAGGTAGGCAGGCCTAACAATTTGACCATTTAAAGTTGTGTAcacaataaaatattaattctttaaaatataatcatttgaaaattgaaatgcgAACCTTCGGTTATTATcgaattgaatgaaaaacaaaaagaaaataattctaaaaactaGCTGAAACATCACAATTTTCCGTAAAACTCACTTTGCGTAATCCCTGTGATTCTCCATATAATTTCTTTTCTGTTCCGTCATTCTAGCCACCTCATCAGCAATATCTTCAGCCACTTTCTCCGGAACATGCTCAGTCATTGATGTTACATTGAATCGAGTGAATGCTTCATTGATGTCTTTTTCAGCGTATCCGGCACGGTAGAGCATCAGTTTGTAGTCTTCATACGTGGCATCCTCTCCAGGGGCATCCGGGCGTTTTCCACGTTTTGTGAGTCCTCGAACTTTCTGGAATGAGGTATTTTGTGGTTTTAGCCAAGCGCCCGACGTATTTCGGGAACTCTTAGAATATGGGGCGTTGATGAACCCTGAAGCACCCGACATATTCCAGGTTTCAACACAAACCCAGAAAATGTCCGACGCTAGTTTAGGTACACCAAGTAACTTACATTCATAAACCAATCCAAAATCCCCTCTCCATCTTTCTTTCTAGCCAGCTCTGCTTTCACTTCAACGTAGGAATCATTGATGATAGCCAAGAACATGTTCAATAGGATGAACGAGACGAAGAAGACGTAGGCAATGAAGAAGGCGGGTCCGAAGAATCGATTGCAGGATTCTAGAGCCGAGAAGTTAAAGTCACCGAGAATGAGACGGAGCAGGGCGAACGCAGAGTTGTAGAGGTTGGAGTAGTCGGCGATcttagaaaaatgtgaagcGCCCGACATTTACCGGGTTTTGTGTAGGCAAAACCCGGAAGATGTCGGATGCAAGAATGTAACATGCCGATTAGGATACTTGGTATCACTCAGTCAGATAACCAccatttttgttaaaagaaaatttactgtttcattcAAGTTATATAAGTAATTGGAAGATCCCGCTGCGGTGAAGCGTATTTAAGATTGTTAAAATAGCTGTGTTGATATTTGGGTACGTCAAAATAAAGGAAATGAATGTTGTAATGGATCAGACATCTGGCGGGCTCGGTGTAGGCAGAACCAGGCAGATGTCGGATGCATGAATGTAAAACGCATCCGACATCTGCCGGGTTCTTGGTTCAAGGTAAGCttgataatatttaaaaatgaaaaaaaaacaccaggCAGATGTCGGGTGCTAAAATAATTGCTGCGAATTTCCCGTTTCGTAAACTTTATGAGATGGAAATGAATCAAAATGTCATTGTACCTAAGAATGCATTCGAATGGtagtaaaaataaatgtttttcatataaaattggtgaaactgcgatttttttctaattttatattttttaaatttcacagcAATATAAAACGTTACAGTACCCCAACTATTCTAAACTCCACGAATAAAACAAAGATCTTAAAGATTAAGTTACCTGTGTCCCAAAGCACAAATATCCAAACTGTGCgaatgcaaaaaagaaaacagcgAACATCACTGCAAATCCTCCAATATCCTTTGCAGATCTGGTCAACGTAGAGGACAACTGTGACATGGTCTTGTTAACTGAGATGAACTTGAACACTTTCACCCAAGCAACAAATACCACACATGCTTTGATGTTCAGATAAGAGTTCTCGGAAGAAGTGACGTCATCGAATGGTGCATTTGTCAATCCGTTCTCAATGACAGAGTTGACACGATTTACTCCGGTTTTTGTGCGATTCACTGACAGAATTATTGTGGCTACTGAAAATCCTAGCAGCACAACGTCTACCAAATTCCAGAACTGGGTGAGATAGTGGAGACGGTGACGGCCGATAGCAAAAAGCTCCTCGAAAATGAAGTATAGTATGAATCCACAGAAGattccttcaaaaatcatcATTCGGGTGCCTCCAGATGTTTGATAGGTCAGAAGATCGTAAGTCATAAGCTTTGGAGTTGTGATAACACCGCCAGATGCAGGGAGCTCAAATAGGAGTCTGAAAtgggaaatttcgaaaaaaatttaactcgCTGCTTCAGCTTTATCATAAAATTGGCGcacttatttgaaaattattatctGATCGACATTGATTGGAATGCAAATATTTATAATAAATTTGTTGACGTAactaaagtttaaaaatccagtttaaaaaaactatgtaAAATTTCAGTACTCTTGAAACTAGACAAGATTTATACTTGTTTTCATTTCCATAGACACCCTCACAGTTGGCCGGGTGACTGATATGTATGGCCCGACatttttcgggttactgtgGATTCATAGTTTTCGGTGTGGCCCATTGCAAGGCAAAGCTAGTGCGGCGCGAAACTCGGAAAACGTCGGACCATGCATATCAGTCAAATGCCActcgaatttcgaaatttttgaatgaacgTTTACTCTTGTTGAAATACTTATAATTACAGTTTCACAaacattgtaaaattttagtcaaaaacgAGACACCATTCCACCAAACATGATAGAACTCACTTCACCACACAAAACAGATTAATATTCGCATTGTACAGAGCAAAGT includes:
- the pkd-2 gene encoding Polycystin-2 (Confirmed by transcript evidence), with the translated sequence MNYGAADERWANPPQPVAAAEHGPSFDHSMVSEEYEHDKKKNPAQKEGISFSQALLASGHEKSDGKIKLTARSFMEVGGYAVFLIVLVYVAFAQNSIQSYYYSKVMSDLFVASTGASGAPAFGSCTSMDNIWDWLSQVLIPGIYWTETSNSTDNENMIYYENRLLGEPRIRMLKVTNDSCTVMKSFQREIKECFANYEEKLEDKTMVGDGSVDAFIYATAKELENLKTVGTIASYGGGGFVQRLPVAGSTEAQSAIATLKANRWIDRGSRAIIVDFALYNANINLFCVVKLLFELPASGGVITTPKLMTYDLLTYQTSGGTRMMIFEGIFCGFILYFIFEELFAIGRHRLHYLTQFWNLVDVVLLGFSVATIILSVNRTKTGVNRVNSVIENGLTNAPFDDVTSSENSYLNIKACVVFVAWVKVFKFISVNKTMSQLSSTLTRSAKDIGGFAVMFAVFFFAFAQFGYLCFGTQIADYSNLYNSAFALLRLILGDFNFSALESCNRFFGPAFFIAYVFFVSFILLNMFLAIINDSYVEVKAELARKKDGEGILDWFMNKVRGLTKRGKRPDAPGEDATYEDYKLMLYRAGYAEKDINEAFTRFNVTSMTEHVPEKVAEDIADEVARMTEQKRNYMENHRDYANLNRRVDQMQESVFSIVDRIEGVNATLQTIEKQRVQQQDGGNLMDLSALLTNQVRNRESAARRPTITSIADKKEE